The nucleotide window ttaaagggaccaatttcacgctaaaagggacccatttcgctcttaaagggacccaggtcgctcttaaaaggacctattttgctcttaaagggatatattttgcccttaaagggacccaggtcgctcttaaagggacccatttagctcttaaagggacccaggtcgctcttaaagggacccaattcactcttaaagggacccagatagctcttaaagggacccaggtcgctcttaaagggacccagatcgctcttaaagggacccaggtcgctctttttaaggacctaggtcactcttaaagggaccaatttcactcttaaagggactcatttcgctcttaaagggacccaggtcgctcttaaagggacccagttcgcccttaaagggacccaggtcgctcttaaagggacccaggtcgcttttaaaaggacccattttgctcttaaagggacatattttgctcttaaaggaacccaggtagctcttaaagggacccaggtcgctcttaaagggacccaggttgctcttaaagggacatattttgctcttgaaaggacatatttcgctcttaaaaggacccaggtcgctcttaaagggacccgggttgctcttaaagggaccccggtcGCTCTAGCAACaagggtctctttaagagcgacatgggtcccataccttttggagtgacttgggtccctttaagagcaacatgcgtcccgtccgtttaagagcaacttgggtcccgtccctttaagagcgacttggatccctttaagagctacatgggatcTTTTAAGaacgacatggctcccgtccctttaagagcgacttgggtccctttaagagcgtcttgggtccctttaagagcgacttgcgttcctttaagggcgacctgggtccctttaagagcgatctgggtacttataatggtaaagatcattgctcggttaccatgacaatcttactcatgtcggggagacaaaatcgttaaggaccttccatatattacatcttctattggccagtagtggacatgtgactgtggatgttgtgatacattgcctgacaagaccttagagttcctattggctgctatatttcagctatttgcatatgtgctgtgattggctgtcagcggttagagtgtggccattatttgcaatgggccattattttctatgggaaatttggggtctttaaacgtaaatttcttaaaaacgacaaatccgatcgaaacgaaaaatagatagcacaccacacaccgccgagggcttcgaaacgcagtttgaatggagtctgtgcgcaaagcggttcgggctgtattacgcgcagaaaaatggctggaagaagaagaagaagaagaatacggatcaCAATAtggggattttcaagcactataataaggttaaaagaagagaagagtccatcaggttcaacctagggaaacccggCAGCGGCAGCGCAGTGACGTCATCGCACACATCCTACGCTGGCACCTCCCGTGGCCTCTGGGGCCGCAGGAaagggtaagggtcctattccacgggccgaggagggcccgatcaacaatgtaaacgagcgctagatcgccgctcgtttactgggcctattccacagcccgatgatggttgagcgagggctgcagggacatcgttactgatgtccctgcagcatacattacctgtccgggcttctcctctgctccgtcttcctccccgagccccgcggcgcagcatcaactccagtgcggcctgtctgagctgtcagaccgctcagccaatcagtggccgcggcggtcctggcctgtgattggctgagcggtctgacagctcagtcaggccgctccagagctgctgatgctgcaccgcgggactcggggaggaagaccgagcggaggagaagcccggacaggtaatgtatgctgcaagggctgcaaggacatcggtaacgatgtccctgcagacctcgctcaacaatcatcgggcaGCGAAGTcctggcaggtaatgtatgctgcgcttctcaaatcgtcggtcgcccgctgcgcactactattccacgtagcgatgcgcggtgggggccGATGAttttggccctaaataaacgatcagccgatgacacgatcatcagctgatcgttttctctattcgtacgagcgataatcggccaatagtctcttattttaaattttggcccactgtgtatttgagtttgacacccctgacctaGAGGAAGGGaaaccccctatgaggcagatgacaattgccccatcacagggagaaaattccttctcgactccaatggcgatcagtaTAATCCCCGGATCAGCGCCCGATCACATGACATGTAATGGCcagaacttgtaatattatagagaagcatccagctctcccctgtacttatataatgtATCAGCCTCACGGCTACAGGAGTATATACTGTCCCTCCACACTAgagatacagcagtatatactgccCCTCCACACTAGAGATACAGCAGAATATACTGCCCCTCCACACTAcagatacagcagtatatactgtcCCTCCACACTAgagatacagcagtatatactgccCCTCCACACTACAGATACAGCTGAATATACTGTCCCTCCACACTAcagatacagcagtatatattgtCCCTCCACACTAcagatacagcagtatatactgccCCTCCACACTAcagatacagcagtatatactgtcCCTCTACACTAaagatacagcagtatatattgcCCCTCCACACTGcggatacagcagtatatactgtcCCTCCACACTGcagatacagcagtatatactgtcCCTCCACACTGcggatacagcagtatatactgtcCCTCCACACTACAGATACAGAAATATATACTGCCCCTCCACACTGcagatacagcagtatatactgtcCCTCCACACTGcggatacagcagtatatactgtcCCTCCACACTACAAATACAGAAATATATACTGTCCCTCCACACAAcagatacagcagtatatattgtccccatacactatagatacagcagtatatattgtCCCTCTACACTGcagatacagcagtatatactgtcCCTCCACACTGcagatacagcagtatatactgtcCCTCCACACTGcagatacagcagtatatactgtcCCTCCACACAAcagatacagcagtatatattgtccccatacactatagatacagcagtatatattgtCCCTCTACACTGcagatacagcagtatatactgtcCCTCCACACAAcagatacagcagtatatactgtcCCTCCACACTGcagatacagcagtatatattgtCCCTCCACACAAcagatacagcagtatatactgtcCCTCTACACTGcagatacagcagtatatactgtcCCTCTACACTGcagatacagcagtatatactgtcACTCTACACTGcagatacagcagtatatactgtcCCTCCACACTAaagatacagcagtatatattgtccctatacactatagatacagcagtatatactgtcCCTCCACACTGcagatacagcagtatatactgtcCCTCCACACAAcagatacagcagtatatactgtcCCTCCACACTGcagatatagcagtatatactgtCCCTCCACACTGcagatatagcagtatatactgtCCCTCCACACTGcagatacagcagtatatactgtcCCTCCACACAAcagatacagcagtatatactgtcCCTCCACACTGcagatatagcagtatatactgtccctctacacagcagatacagcagtatatattgtCATGCATGCTATAGTAAGGATGAACATACGGTATATCTGGAAGCTGTAGCTATATGGAGCTCCAGGCTGACaggcggtatatactgtatatagccacaGCTCAGTGCTGCCCCTAGTGGACATGTAAATATTACTGCACTAAAGACATTATCCCAACATTCAAAGTTACCCCCTTCCCACAGGAGCGCCGGGGGTCCGAGCACTGGGATAACTATATGAGTAGTCAGCGACTGTTTGGGAAGAGCCCGGGGTCTATTATACAAATCACTCAGCATCTGTGGTGGGAAACAATTTATTGGTGTGAAAGTCCCAGTATATAGAGTTCAGGTGGGTGGTGGCGGCTCATGTGTATGGCAGGATGGTGATACCCGTCCCGCACAGTCCGTGCCTCCTATGGGGGACGCTATACGTCCGTGTGTGGCTATGTGTTATCCATCACTGGCCTCCGGATGGCATATACAGCTTCAGGGGCTGGCTGTTCTTCCCTTTGTCGTGCCAGCAGACATCAAAGAATGGATAGAGGCGGCCGGAGAACCGCTCATGGAAGGTGTACAGGAGCTTCACATTGTCCTCATCACCGCAGTCAAAGAAGGAGACCACCCCATCGGAGAAGCTCAGGTAGACCCCAATCTTCTCCGGACGCCCGTCCACCCGCAGGAGACGCGGCTCCTTCTGCTCCGCGTGGGCCTCGTACACCTTTCCTTCCTTGCAGCCCAAGATCCAGAAGCCATTGGAGGGGCTGGCGTGGAGCTTCCCTTTACGGTTGGCGGTCTCGGAGATGATGCCCAGCGCCCACCTTGGCTTGTCCTCCACCAGCACCTCCCAGTAGTGTTCCCCATCGGTGAAGCTTTCCTTGGTGACTAGGCAGTTGCCTTTGTCAAAGCGGATGGGGTCGTCGGACACCGGCTGCTTCTGGTCAGAACACTCCACCCATTTACCGTCTGCCGACACCACCAGGTTCTGCTGGGCGGTGGCCGGGTCAAAGCTCAGGTTTTCCAGAGCTGCAAAGAAAGAGATTCGTAAAAATGATATTCACAATGATAtacaaaaaaaggaagaaaaaaaaaaaaacacaaaaaaaacttcaACTCAGGAAGTCAGTGTTCAATGAGAAATGAGGAGGTAACAATGGGGTCACACTGCCACCTGGTGGTCATGGCCGGTATTGCACCATAATTCCCAGCCAGCAGTTTTCTAGGTTACCTATAATCCTCACCTGGCATCAATGCCCGGAACATCTTCCTCCAcacctggaacttgaactcatcTGATATAATGGGCAGCTGAATGTCCAGGCGTCCGGGAAGAGGAGACTCGGACAAGATCTTACCAAGTCTGTACAAAGAAGAAGATTAGATACATTAGGTGGGATGTATCACACAGGAGAGGGGTCCGCAGCTATTATTGGACTGAGATCTCTCACCTGGCTGACACCACGCAGAATTTCTGTGAAGAGAGAGAAGATGAGAAGATCATTCACTGATGTATTTTATGTTACTTTTTATAATACAgaatacatttaaaggggcactccagtctgacacagtgctctctgctgccacccctgtccatgtccaaatccccatagaaaacctctcctgctctggacagctcctgacatggacagaggtggcagcagagagcactgtgtcagactggagagaatacaccacttcctgcaggacatacagcagctgataagtacaaagatttacaaatctgtataactttctgacaccagctgatttgaaaacgaTATTTttccactggagttcccctttaatataaaatcTCCTGTATATCCTCCCGCCATCCATGGGTCTTACCCGCAGGAACTCGGTCTGCTCCTGTCCTTCCAGCTCTTTCAGGACTCCATCCATCTGGCCGAGCTGCTCCACATAATGGGCCaggctcttcctctcccccagcaGGGCGGCGGTAGCGTTCTGCTCGGCTTTGTCCGATTCTCGGAATAGGGAGGTCTCCATGATGTTCAGGTAGGTGCGCATGGAGTTCAGCTGATCCTTCACACTGGACTTAAAGCGGGACACTGTATCCTGCAATGTAATATATACGTCACCCATAGGGGCCAGAGGTGGGGCAggggccggggatggggggaggacGGCGGCCATCACCAGCACTCACCTTCACTTCAGCCACCTGTCTGTCCAGCAGAGCCACCGTCTTCTCCTTCCGTAGTCGGGCTTCCTGCAAGAGGACCTGCTGCTGGGGAAGTTGTCTCTGAGAAGGAAGAGAAGATGTCTCCATGTTACCATCATCTGCTATAAGATCctatcagtggcggtctttggcaccaagcacaccaagcgatcgcttggggcccccaacatccaggggggcccccacgccccgctcttatgctcaagaccgctggacagggtcgctgcccggctcgctgctgccatctgaactgtaactatgagcactcgtaatgagcgcacagggggagcacacaggggtctgtttaactgggggagcgcacagtgggggtctatataaatgggggagcacacagggggctatatcacaggggggctatagactactggggcttcacagaggggtctatatactactggggcagcacacaaggggtctatatactacttggggcagcagaatggggtctatatacaacttgtagagcacacaggaggtctatatccaagtgggagagcacacaggggggctatatactactgggggaacacacagggggtctatatactactgggggaacatacagggggtctatatactacttgtgaggcacacaggtggtctatatataactgggggagcacacaggggtctgtatactactggggcagcacacaaggggtctatataatactggtggggcacacagggggtctatatactactgggggaaccacacagggggtttatatactactggaggagtacacaggggtctatatccaagtgggggagcacacaggaggtctatatccaagtgggggagcacacaggggggctaaatacccctgagggagacacagggggcctatatactagtgggggagcacacggggtatatacgactgggggcagcacacagggggtctatatacaactggggcagcacacaggaggtatatatacttctgggggagcacaaagggggctatatataactggggaacacacaggggtctatatactactgggggaagcaaacaaggggtatatattactggtggtagcgcacaaggggtaaatactactgggggcaacacacagcggtctattgttttggaacgcgtgccgcggggggggggcccagacataactttgcttggggccccagaaatgccaagaccgcccctggatcctattatactccagagctgcactcactattctgctgggggggcggtcactgtgtacatacattacatcactgaccctgtattatactccggagctgcactcactattctgctggtggggtcactgtgtacattactgatcctgtattatactccagaggtgcactcactattctgctggtggggtcactgtgtatatatattacattactgaccctgtattatactccagagctgcactcactattctgctggtgaggtcactgtgtacatactgtacattactgatccttttTTATACTCCGGAGCttcgctcactattctgctggtggggtcactgtgtacatactgtacattactgatccttttttatactccggagctgcgctcactattctgctggtggggtcactgtgtacatacattacagtactgatcctgagttacatcctgtaatatactccagagctgcactcactattctgctggtgaggtcactgtgtacatacattacattactaaccctgtattatactccggagctgcactcactattctgctggtggggtcactgtgtacatacattacataactgaccctgtattatactccggagctgcgctcactattctgctggtggggtcactgtgtatatacattactgaccctgtattatactcaggagctgcgctcactattctgctggtggggtcactgtgtatatacattactgaccctgtattatactccggagctgcgctcactGTTCTGCGGCTGGGCTTTCTCACCTTCATCTTGGCGTGGGCCTCGGCGGCGGTGATGATGTTGTGGCCCTTGTGTTTCCCCAGGGAGGCGCAGACCCCGCAGATCAGCTCCTTGTCCTGCTCGCAGAAGACGCTGAGCGGGTCCAGGTGCTCCAGGCAATGCCCCTGCGGGACCTGCTTGAAGCTTTGCACCAGGTGCTCCAGCTGGCGGTTGATGTGAAGGGTCTCGGGGCGGGAGGGGGCCTGGCATGTAGGGCAGAGTGTGGAGCCGTTCTGGTCGGGGCTCTTGGGGGCGCCGGTCAGACAGGTCTGGCAGAAGGTGTGGCCGCACTCCGGGGTGACGGGGGAGCGGAAGAGCTCCAGGCACAGCTGGCAGGTCAGGTCGTTCTGCATGCCCTGTACTAGCTGGGGGTTCGCCATTCTGGGGGGGAGATGGGCAACAAGGCAGCAATGAATTGTGGGTACATCATACAGGTGATAGATAGACCCCACTGTGTAACACTCCACCCTCCGCGTTCCTTCCTTACATCTTTAGATTATGTAGAATTTAATTTTCTGTATATAAATTCCACCTTAACACAACAGCTGTTTACGGcatttagagagatgctttacagcagccacatggatCTTAGGAAGCTTATTAACTCCTAGTGTtgagggcatgctctgtgacctgtgcaaagctGTGGCCATCACCTGTTAACTTGTACTGATGAGTGTTCAAACGTTTTTAACTATAACTGTGCAGGGAGAGGGTTATTTCAATaagagagtgttgtgggcatgctctgtgacctgtgcaaggAGAGTGAGGAGGTAAGCTGTGACCATGAGTGCTGCATGCTTTATGATCTGTACATAGGTcggtgcggtgaggaggaggtgggatgtGCAGTACTTCTATGGGAGAGTATTGTGGGCATGCTTTAtcacctgtgcagaggtcaatgTGTAATGTTGGTGAAGAGAAGGATGTGAGTTGTAATTACCCCCTATTAGCTGATGTGGGAGAGTcttgtgggcatgctttgtgacctttgCATTGTTCAGAACACAGAGATGCTATCTTATCTATATATACAAGTCGTTGTCATTCTTCCTGTGATGTTCGATGACTGCGGAGAAActttctctacagaacaggaagtgtcaggcgGATCAGGTGGTTGTGGATGAGGCCTGGTGTAATCCAGGACTGCAGAGCCGCAGAACATCGCAGCTGGAAATGACAGGAATTCAGGGAGGAACGGCTGCAGCTTAAAATAGAATATTAGGAAAGGCCGGGGGGGTCGTGTTACAGGCGGAGGAGGTGATAATAAGCCGTCTGCTCACTGTATACACTCACATGGGAATACTCTATTATATCACATTATATTACAGGCTCCACAttacacccccatgctttacactgcatccagacaactcttaaaggggttatccaggttaagaaaaacatggctgcttccttccaaaaacagttcttagctgcaataccgcacacaacctgagacaAGGGGGGCGCTATATCTTGAAAtcttttactaatcctggataattcctttaagaatCTTAATTTTGACTATTACATAATGTGTTCTGACCCCCCCTCCCATGCTCTATGCCAATCGCACAGTCCTATTACAAGCCTGTTTAGCACAGgtccctatgacaacactgaAGCGCACAGGACAGGCTGTACTGCCATGAGGACAGAGAGGCACCACAGCTTCAGTGTTATCACCCAACACAATAAAGCAAAAAAGTCTGACACTATGTAAGtgattgctctctgttatcagccatgtctcAACCCATTGAATCCatctattgctctctggtatcagccatttgCTCTCTGTAATGGTCTGCAATGGGTTAACAAACCTCCCAGATCTATTTGATCTCCCTTGATCGATAATCAGAGACTGACACTGCCGGCTGTTTGCTCATATTAGCTCCTAACATGAGGTTTAGTGTTCCTGCAATGTTCCTTTaggtggagttctcctttaagatgtaGTATTACATATAGGAGTGAAGACATGGACAGTCGGAGTCCTGTAAGGATGGGCGGAGGTCTGACCAGATGTAAGCGTAGGACAGAATATTTCTTAAATCAAAAAAGGAGAAGTAAAAAGTGTGAAGGTCACTTAGAGGAGAAAGCAGAGTGTTACCTGGAGGCAGGCCGAGAAGTCACCGGAGACGCGGAGAGGAGATCTGGAATCAGTAAGGAAAAGTATTAGAGACCTGGACACCACAAGAAATAATGGAGACTGGAGAGGAGGCAAAACCAAGGGACAAAAGAAGTGAACACCACTACAGGACAGGAAGGGTGGACACAACTAAAAGACAAGAGAGGTGGACACAACCACAAGACGGGAGAGGTGGCCATGACCATAAGACAAGAGAGGTGGACAAGACCAAAAGACAGGAGAGGTGGACACAACTAAAAGACAAGAGAGGTGGACACAACCACAAGACGGGAGAGGTGGCCATGACCATAAGACAAGAGAGGTGGACAAGACCAAAAGACAGGAGAGGTGGACACAACTAAAAGACAAGAGAGGTGGACACAACCACAAGACGGGAGAGGTGGCCATGACCATAAGACAAGAGAGGTGGACAAGACAGGACAGGTGGACACAACCAAAAG belongs to Dendropsophus ebraccatus isolate aDenEbr1 chromosome 9, aDenEbr1.pat, whole genome shotgun sequence and includes:
- the TRIM72 gene encoding tripartite motif-containing protein 72 isoform X1, yielding MYPISQCRMANPQLVQGMQNDLTCQLCLELFRSPVTPECGHTFCQTCLTGAPKSPDQNGSTLCPTCQAPSRPETLHINRQLEHLVQSFKQVPQGHCLEHLDPLSVFCEQDKELICGVCASLGKHKGHNIITAAEAHAKMKRQLPQQQVLLQEARLRKEKTVALLDRQVAEVKDTVSRFKSSVKDQLNSMRTYLNIMETSLFRESDKAEQNATAALLGERKSLAHYVEQLGQMDGVLKELEGQEQTEFLRKFCVVSARLGKILSESPLPGRLDIQLPIISDEFKFQVWRKMFRALMPALENLSFDPATAQQNLVVSADGKWVECSDQKQPVSDDPIRFDKGNCLVTKESFTDGEHYWEVLVEDKPRWALGIISETANRKGKLHASPSNGFWILGCKEGKVYEAHAEQKEPRLLRVDGRPEKIGVYLSFSDGVVSFFDCGDEDNVKLLYTFHERFSGRLYPFFDVCWHDKGKNSQPLKLYMPSGGQ
- the TRIM72 gene encoding tripartite motif-containing protein 72 isoform X2, encoding MANPQLVQGMQNDLTCQLCLELFRSPVTPECGHTFCQTCLTGAPKSPDQNGSTLCPTCQAPSRPETLHINRQLEHLVQSFKQVPQGHCLEHLDPLSVFCEQDKELICGVCASLGKHKGHNIITAAEAHAKMKRQLPQQQVLLQEARLRKEKTVALLDRQVAEVKDTVSRFKSSVKDQLNSMRTYLNIMETSLFRESDKAEQNATAALLGERKSLAHYVEQLGQMDGVLKELEGQEQTEFLRKFCVVSARLGKILSESPLPGRLDIQLPIISDEFKFQVWRKMFRALMPALENLSFDPATAQQNLVVSADGKWVECSDQKQPVSDDPIRFDKGNCLVTKESFTDGEHYWEVLVEDKPRWALGIISETANRKGKLHASPSNGFWILGCKEGKVYEAHAEQKEPRLLRVDGRPEKIGVYLSFSDGVVSFFDCGDEDNVKLLYTFHERFSGRLYPFFDVCWHDKGKNSQPLKLYMPSGGQ